TCCGCCGGCGACACCCCTGCATCCAGCAGCCTCCGGGCCCGCCGCACCCGCGCATCGGTCAGCCAGGTGTGCGGCGGCATCCCGTACACATCCCGAAAGGCCCGCAGCAGGGCGAACGGACTCGTATCAAGGTCGGCAGCCAGCTGCTCCAGACTCGGCGGCTCGGCCATCCGCCCTTCCAGCACCTCACGCGCGCGTACGGCGACGAGACCACCCGCAGTCCGCACCTCCCGCTGCGGCATCGCCCCACCGTTCAACCGGAGCAACCGCGTAACGGCCACCCGCAACAAGGTGTCCGCCGCCAGCGCATTCCCCTCGTCAGCGGCCCGCAGCACCTGATGAACCAGCCTCACCGCATAAGGATCATCAAGCACAGGCCGCACAAACCCGGGCGTACCCCGCACAGAAGTGGTCTCGGCAGCGATCTCAGCCACAAGCTCGGGCGACGGATACACGGCCCCGTACTGCCACCCCTCAGGCACCCCGGCCCGCCCGGTATGCGGCGTATCAGGATTGACCAACGCCAGCGCACCGGCCGCCGCGTACTGATCGGCCCCCCGATGATGAAAGACCTCCACACCCTCAGCGATCGCAGCGATCACAAAGTGCTCATGGGTATGCCGCACAAAGGTCTTCTCGATATACCGGGCCCGAAGCAGATCGACACCGGGCAACGCGGCATACCGCCAGTGCCGCGCCCGCTCCCGAGAACCCATACCCCCATTCTCCGCGAACGGTCAGGACACGCCGTCAGTGGCTTCCCCACAGCGCGGCACCCGCGTACGGCGGTGAGGGGACGTGCCGGGGGGTGTCCGCCCGCAGCGGCGGGCGTCAACGCCGAGCACCCTCCTGAGAGAGGGCAACCGCCCGACCGAGGACGGACACCCCCGGCACGTCCCCGACCCACCCCCCCCCACCCCCAGGCGCTACCCGCACCCCCACCGAACCCGCACAGGCCGCCGCAGGCACCACCATTCCCCCAGCTCAGCCCGATTGTCAGACCCCGGGTGCAGGATGGACGCATGGTCAGCAACCCACACCGAGCCTTGACCGGCTTCTCCCCCGCAACCCGCGGCTGGTTCACGGGCGCCTTCTCCGCGCCCACCCCAGCCCAGGCAGGCGCGTGGCAAGCCATCAACGAGGGCTCGGACGTGCTGGTCGTAGCCCCCACCGGCTCGGGCAAAACCCTCGCGGCCTTCCTCGCCGCCCTGGACCAGCTGGCCTCCACACCCCCACCGGCCGACCCCAAGAAACGCTGCCGGGTCCTCTACGTCTCCCCCCTCAAGGCCCTCGCCGTCGACGTGGAGCGCAACCTCCGCAGCCCCCTGACCGGCATCCGCCAGGAATCCGTCCGCCTGGGCCTCCCCGAACCCGAGGTGAAGGCCGGCATCCGCTCCGGCGACACCCCCGCCGCAGAGCGCCGAGCCCTGGCGACCCGCCCCCCGGACATCCTCATCACGACCCCCGAGTCCTTGTTCCTGATGCTGACGTCGGCCACCCGCGACGCCCTGACCGGCATCGAGACGGTGATCCTGGACGAGGTCCACGCGGTGGCGGGCACCAAGCGCGGCGCCCACCTGGCCCTCACCCTGGAGCGCCTGGACGAACTCCTCCCGAAGCCGGCCCGCCGCATCGGCCTCTCCGCGACGGTCCGCCCGGTCGACGAGATCGCCCGCTACCTCTCCCCCCACCGCAAGGTGGAGATCGTCCAGCCGAAGTCGGGCAAGGAGTTCGACCTCTCGGTCGTCGTCCCCGTCGAGGACCTCGGCGAACTGGGCGGCTCCCCGGTGGCAGACGGCTCCGAAGGCGCGGAGCGTCCCTCGATCTGGCCGCACGTCGAGGAGCGCATCACCGACCTCGTCCAGTCCCACCGCTCCACGATCGTCTTCGCCAACTCCCGCCGCCTCGCGGAACGCCTCTGCAACCGCCTCAACGAGATCGCCTACGAGCGCGCCACCGGCGAAACCCTGGACGAACACCACGCCCCGGCGGAACTCATGGGCGGCTCAGGAGGAGCCCAGGGCGCACCCCCGGTCATCGCCCGAGCCCACCACGGCTCCGTCTCCAAGGAGCAGCGCGCCCTCGTAGAAGAGGATCTCAAGGCCGGCCGCCTCCCCGCCGTCGTAGCCACCTCCAGCCTCGAACTCGGCATCGACATGGGCGCGGTGGACCTTGTGGTCCAGGTCGAATCACCCCCTTCCGTGGCCTCCGGCCTCCAGCGCGTGGGCCGCGCGGGCCACCAGGTCGGCGCCGTCTCCACCGGCGTGGTGTTCCCGAAGTACCGCGGCGACCTGGTCCAGGCGGCAGTGGTCACCGAGCGCATGCGCACGGGCGCCATCGAGTCCCTCAGGGTTCCCGCCAACCCTCTCGACGTCCTCGCCCAGCAGATCGTCGCGATGACGGCGATGGACACGTGGCAGTTCGACGACCTCCTCGCCACCGTCCGCCGGGCAGCGCCCTTCGCGTCCCTCCCGGAGTCCGCCTTCACCGCGGTCCTCGACATGCTCGCCGGCCGCTACCCGTCCGACGCCTTCGCGGAACTGCGCCCGCGCGTGGTCTGGGACCGGGTCGCCGGCACGATCACCGGCCGCCCAGGCGCCCAGCGCCTCGCCGTCACCTCCGGCGGCACCATCCCCGACCGCGGCCTCTTCGGTGTGTTCCTCGCCGGCTCGGACCCCAAGAAGGGCGGCGGCCGGGTCGGTGAGCTCGACGAGGAGATGGTCTACGAGTCCCGCGTCGGCGACGTCTTCACGCTCGGCACCAGTTCCTGGCGCATCGAGGACATCACCCGCGACCGCGTCCTGGTCTCCCCGGCACCGGGCGTACCGGGCCGCCTGCCGTTCTGGAAGGGCGACCAGCTGGGCCGCCCGCTGGAACTGGGCCGCGCGGTAGGTGCGTTCCTGCGCGAGGTCGGCTCGCTGTCCAAGGACGACGCCCGCCTGCGCCTGGTCACGGCGGGCCTGGACGCGTGGGCGGCCGACAACGTCCTGTCGTACCTGGACGAGCAGCGCGAGGCGTGCGGTCACGTCCCGGACGACCGCACGATCGTCGTCGAGCGCTTCCGGGACGAGCTCGGCGACTGGCGCGTCGTCGTGCACTCCCCCTTCGGCGCCCAGGTGCACGCCCCCTGGGCCTTGGCGCTGGGCGCGAAGCTCTCCGAGCGGTACGGCATGGACGCGCAGGTCATGCACGCCGACGACGGCATCGTGCTGCGCCTGCCGGACGCCGACCTGATGGGCCTGGACCTGCTGGACCAGGAGCCGCGCAAGGCCGGCACGGAGTACGACGCCGACCAGGCGCCCGTCGGCGCGGCGGACGTCGTCTTCGACAAGGGCGACGTCGACCAGATGGTCACCGATCAGGTCGGCGGCTCGGCGCTGTTCGCCTCCCGGTTCCGCGAGTGCGCCGCTCGCGCGCTGCTGCTGCCGCGCCGCAACCCCGGCAAGCGCACCCCGCTGTGGCAGCAGCGCCAGCGCGCGGCCCAACTGCTCCAGGTGGCGAGCGAGTTCGGCTCCTTCCCGATCGTCCTGGAAGCGGTCCGCGAGTGCCTCCAGGACGTCTTCGACGTGCCCGGGCTCGTGGAGCTGATGGGCGACCTGGAGTCCCGCAAGGTGCGCCTCGTCGAGGTCACCACCCCCGAGCCGTCCCCCTTCGCCCGCTCCCTCCTCTTCGGGTACGTCGCGCAGTTCCTGTACGAGGGCGACTCCCCGCTCGCCGAGCGCCGCGCGGCCGCCCTGTCGCTGGACTCGCGGCTGCTTGCGGAGCTGCTCGGCCAGGCGGAGCTGCGTGAGCTGCTGGATGCCGAGGTGCTGACCGAGCTGGAGCGCGAGCTCCAGTGGCTCACCGAGGACCGCCGCGTGAAGGACGCCGAGGGCGTCGCGGACCTCCTGCGCCTGCTCGGCCCGCTCACCGACGCCGAGTTGGCCGAGCGGGGCGCCGAGCCGCACTGGGCCCAGGAGCTGGCCGGCGCCCGCCGCGCCATCAAGGTCCGTGTCGCCGGCACCGACCACTGGGCGGCGATCGAGGACGCGGGCCGCCTGCGCGACGCGCTCGGTACGGCTCTGCCCGTCGGCGTCCCCGAAGCCTTCACCGAGCCGGTCAAGGATCCGCTCGGCGATCTCCTCGCCCGCTATGCCCGCACCCACGGCCCCTTCACCTCGGCCACGGCGGCGGCCCGCTTCGGCCTGGGCGTGGCGATCACCGACGGCGCCCTACAGCGGCTGGCGGCCGGCGGGCGCGTCGTACAGGGCGAGTTCCACCCCGCCGGCATCGGCCAGGAGTGGTGCGACGCGACGGTCCTGCGCCGACTGCGCCGCCGTTCCCTCGCCGCGCTGCGGCACGAACTGGAGCCGGTGCCGCCGGCCGCGCTCGCACAGTTCCTGCCGCAGTGGCAGCACATCGGCAAAGGCCACGGTCTGCGCGGCATCGACGGACTCGTCCGCGCCATCGAACAGTTGCAGGGCGCGTCCGTGCCCGCGTCCGCCCTGGAGAAGCTCGTCCTGCCGTCACGCGTCGCCGGCTACAACCCCGCGATGCTCGACGAGCTCACCTCGGCCGGCGAGGTCGTCTGGGCCGGAGCTGGCTCGCTCCCCGGGAAGGACGGCTGGGTCTCCCTCTATATGGCGGACGCGGCTCCACTGCTCCTGCCGCAGCCCCACCCCCCGGAGCTGACGGCACTGCACCAGTCCGTCCTGGACACCCTCTCCGGCGGCTACGGCCTGTTCTTCCGCCAGATCGCCGACCAGATCCGAGCGACCACCCACCCCGACGCCACCGATCCCCAACTCGCCGACGCCCTCTGGGAGCTGGCCTGGTCGGGCCGTCTGACCAACGACACCCTTGCCCCCATGCGTGCCCTGCTGGGTTCGGGCCGCACTGCGGGCTCCACGGCCCACCGCGCCAAGCGCACGATTCCCCGGGGCCGCTACGGCTCCCTCACGTCCGCCGCCCGCCCCGCGTCCCGCACCGGCCCGCCGACGGTCGCCGGCCGCTGGTCCGTGCTCCCGGCACACGAACCCGACCCCACGGTCCGTGCACACGCCCTCGCCCGCACCCTCCTCGACCGGCACGGCGTGGTGACCCGGGGAGCGGTCGGCGCGGAAGGCGTGGAGGGAGGCTTCTCGGCGACGTACCGCATCCTGTCCGTCTTCGAGGAGAGCGGCCAGGCCCGCCGCGGCTATGTGGTGGAGGGACTCGGCGCGGCCCAGTTCGCGATGGACGGCGCGGTGGACCGCCTCCGCGCGGTCTCCAACGCCCGCGACCGAGGCGACGACCTGCCGGGCCCGGCCGCTCCCGGCCCCTTCGGCCCAACTCCTCCGTACGGCACAGGGAATCCCGACGCCGACGGGGCCGGCACATCGGCGTACGACAACCCGGATGGCGCCCCCACGTCCGACAACCCCGACGGCTCTCCCGCCTACGAAAACCCCGACGGCACCCCCGCCTACGACATCCCCGACCTCGACCACGACTTCCTGGACGCCCACCTCGGACCGAGCGAATGGGTCTCGCCCCGCGACCTCGCCCCCGAGGCCGGCCGACGTACCCCGCAGGGGCCGGCCGGGCACAACGGCGGAAACCAGTACGGTCCCGGCACCGCCTCCCGCCGCACCCGGCCCACCCCTGACACCCGGGCCGTCGTACTCGCCGCCGCCGACCCGGCGAACGCCTACGGCGCCGCACTCGGCTGGCCCGAGCCCCCCACCGGCGCCGGGCACAAGCCAGGCCGCAAGGCGGGCTCCCTGGTGGTCCTCGTCGACGGGGAGCTGACCCTCTACATGGAGCGCGGCGGCAAGACCCTGCTGGCCTGGCCGTCGGCCCCGGACACCGAACCCACCGACGACCCCCGTCTGCACACGGCGGCGGAGGCCCTCGCCTCGGCCGCCCGCGCGGGCTCCCTCGGCACGGTCACCGTGGAACGGGTGAACGGCGCCTCGGCACTGACGTCCCCCATGGGCACCCTCCTGGAAGGAGCGGGGTTCATCGCAACGCCCAGAGGCCTGCGCCTACGCGCCTGACGCCGGAGACATGGCACCCAGCCCTGACCAGCCCACCCTGACCGTCCCCCCATGCCACCCTTGACCCATGCCCGAAGGAGACACGGTCTGGCAGACGGCGAAGCGGCTGCACGCCGCCCTCGCCGGCGGGACGCTGTCCCGTAGCGACTTCCGGGTGCCCAAGTACGCCACGGCCGACCTCACGGGCCGCACCGTCCTGGACGTCACCCCCCGCGGCAAACACCTCCTGACCCGCGTCGAAGGCGGCCTGACGATCCACTCGCATCTGGGGATGGAAGGCTCCTGGAAGATCTTCACCGACCAGCAGCGCTGGACAGGCGGCCCCGTCCACCAGATCCGAGCGATCCTCACCGCCACCCCCGCCCCCACCCACACGCCCAACACCCCAGCCACCCCCGACGCCCACCCAGCCACCTACACAGCCGTCGGCTACCGCCTCCCCGTCCTCGAACTCCTCCGCACCACCGAGGAAGACCGCGCCGTAGGCCACCTCGGCCCCGACCTGCTGGGCCCGGACTGGGATCCCGACCGCGCCCTCGCCAACCTCCTCACGGACCCTGCCCGCCAGCTCGGCGAGGCCCTGCTGGACCAGCGCAACCTCGCCGGCATCGGCAATGTCTACAAGAGCGAGCTCTGCTTCCTCCTCCGCGTCACCCCCTGGCTCCCCATCGGCGCGCTCCCCGCCGAGCACACGGCCCAACTGCCGCTCCTCGCCAAGAAACTGCTGGAAGCCAACCGCGACCGCCCGATCCGCAACACCACGGGCCGACGAGGCCAGGATCTCTTCGTCTACGGCCGTGCCCGCCGCCCCTGCCTGCGCTGCGCCACCCCGATCCGCGTGGCCGACCAAGGCGACGGTTCCCGCGAGCGCCCCACCTACTGGTGCCCCAACTGCCAGGCGGGCCCGACCCCCAGCCGGACACCCGGCGCCACCCCACACCACGGAACCCAGCACCGAGAAACCCAGCACCGTACGACCAATTGACGACCCGTCAGATTCACTCGTACCGTCCCTTCATGGCCGTAAAGGCGTACGACCTCACCGGACGCACCGCATTCGTCACCGGCGCCGCCAGCGGCATCGGCCGCGCGTCGGCCGTGCTGCTCGCCGAGGCCGGCGCGACCGTGCACTGCGCCGACCGTGACGCGCAGGGCCTGCACGACACGGCGACCCTGATCAAGTCGAGCGGCGGCACCGCCCACGTCCACCACCTCGACGTCACCGACCGCGCCCAGCTCGGCCAGGCCGTCGCCGCCTGCGAGCGGCTGGACGTGATGGCGGCGGTCGCCGGGATCATGCACAGCAGCCCGGTCCTGGAGACCCGCGACGAGGACCTCGACCGGGTGCTGAGCGTCAACTTCAAGGGAGTGCTCTACGCCTGCCAGGAGGCGGCCCGCGCGATGCTCGCCCAGGGGGTCCGGGGCAGCATCGTCACCATGGCCTCGGGCGCCGTGGACACCGGCGGCCCCGGCCTGCTCTGCTACGGCGCGGCCAAGGCAGCCGTCGTGCAGCTCACGAAGACGCTGGCGACCGAGATGGGCCCGCACGGAATCCGCGTGAACGCCGTCGCGCCGGGCTGGATCCGCACTCCCATGACCGACCGACACGACACCGAGGCACAGACTCACACCGAGACGTTCATGGCGCGGATGTCGCCGCTGGGCCGGGTCGGTGAAGCGGAGGACGTCGCGCACGCGGTGCTCCACCTGGCATCCGACGCGTCGGCCTTCACCACGGGCCAGATCCTGCGCCCGAACGGCGGTGTGGCAATGCCGTGGTAACGCCCCTCATCACGGCCCAGAACCTGCGCCCGAACCACGGTGTGGCACTGCCGAGGTAACCGCCCCTCACCACCGTCCAGATCCGGCATCCGAACCGCGAGTAGCCGCCGCGGCGACCCGCCCCGTCCGCCCGGCCCGCCAGGCCCGCGCCCACCGCCGTGGATCGACGGCGCCCACGGCCCGCGCCTTCGGCACACAGTGCACCGGCAACAGGCTCAGCCCCCATCCCCCGGCGGCGACGCCCGCTTCCAGCACTCCGGCGTCCGGCGCCAGCGCGAGCCGCAGCACGGCCCACCACCACAGCGCCCCGAACCCGAGAGCCGCCCCCCAGCGGACTATCGGCCGTGCCATCCGCTCACCTCCAGCCCGAGGCTAGGCCGCCCGCCACACCGGCCGGGAGGGCGCAGCAACGGCAACAGTGACGGCGCGGGCCAACGCCTTCACGCCGCGTCGCGCGCCATCACACCCACCATGACCGCGTGATCACACTCCGGCAAACGGACCCGACGGCGACGACAGACCCGCCGGCCCAGCCGAAGGCGCCGACCCCGGACAGCACGAAACCCCGGCCGCTCTCCCCCAGGTCTCCCTGGAGAAGCCCCGGCCGGGGTCTCACACAACTCCTCAGCGCATGGTCAGCCCATGCGCACGGGCGTCACCGTCACGCGGCGACCACGTCCACGGCCTCGGAAGGCGCCTTGATGGTCACCCGTTCCGGTGGCACACCGGTCACCGACACGGAACCCAGCATCGGACGGACCGACGCGGGTACAGGCTCGCTGGGTGTGGCCGCAGCAGACTGGGCCAGCTCGGCGAGGGCGAGCTCGTCGCTCACTTCCCGCATGAGCTCGGACATCCGTACGTCCAGCGCGTCGCAGATCGCGGAGAGCAGCTCGGAGGAAGCCTCCTTCTGCCCCCGCTCCACCTCGGAGAGATAGCCGAGTGAGACTCGGGCGGACGAGGAGACTTCGCGCAGAGTACGGCCCTGGCGCTGGCGCTGCCGACGCAGCACGTCACCAAGCAGGCGACGGAGCAGAATCATCGGTGGCTCCCTCCTCGGACCGCGTAGCCGCATCCTTCACGCCCCACCGTACCGCCTTGCGCCGCGGCCGTGCGGGGAGCGATGTCGTGTTCACTCAGGGCTGCAAACATCAAAACCCCCCGTTCCGTTCCGTATCCTGTGCCCGCTCATTCCCACTGTGTTCGCCCGCAAGCTCCTTCAGGAGCAGTGCGAGTACGCTCCGTACACTCTCCATACGAATTTCCTCGCGGCCGCCGTTCAACCGCAGGGCCTCCACTTTTCCGCCACCGGCAGAACCGGGACCAAACCCGATCGGGCCGTCCAGGGCGACGAAAACGGTCCCCACGGGGTGTCCGTCCTGCATGTCGGGCCCCGCGACACCGGTCGTCGCGATGCCCCAGTCGGCACCCAGCGCCTTCCGTACGCCGGCCGCCATCTGGGCCGCCACCTGCGGATTCACCGCACCGTGCTGCTCCAGCAGGGTGGCGTCGACGCCGAGGAGCCGGTGCTTCAGCTCGGTGGCGTAGGCAGTCACCGACCCCCGGAAGACCTGTGATGCCCCCGGGACGGCTGTGATGTCCGCCGCAACCAGCCCGCCCGTCAGCGACTCCGCCACAGCGAGCGTCTCACCGCTCACTTTGAGTAGTCGCACCACGTCGGTGGCCCGGGAACTCACGCTTCCGTCTCCTCCAACGCGGCCTTGCGCTCTGCGATTCCCTGCCTGCGCAGCACAATGGCTTGTCTCACATAGTCGAGCCCGGTCAGCACGGTCAGGACGACCGCTGCGGCCATCACCCACCACCGCAGGGTGGCCAGCCACCCCGTCAGCGCCAGGATGTACATCCCGACGGCCACGCCCTGCGTGAGCGTCTTGAGCTTGCCGCCCCGGCTTGCCGGGATCACGCCGTACCGGATGACCAGGAAACGCAGGAGCGTGATCCCGAGTTCCCGGCCGAGGATGACGCCCGTCACCCACCACGGCAGATCGTCCAGTGCCGACAGACAGATCAGCGCCGCCCCCATGATCGCCTTGTCGGCGATGGGATCGGCGATCTTCCCGAAGTCGGTGACGAGGTTGTACGTACGCGCCAGATGACCGTCGAACAGGTCCGTGATCATGGCGATGGCGAAGGCCGCCCAGGCGAGGGAGCGCCACGCCGGGTCGTATCCGCCGTCGGCCAGCATCAGTGCGACGAACGCCGGCACCAGGACCAGCCGGAGCATGGTCAGGAGGTTGGCGATGTTCCAGACGCTGGCCTGGTTGACGGCCGCGGCCGCGATCTTCCCGCCGCGCGGTGATCTCGCCCCGCCCTCGGCACCGGTATCGGCGCCGCCCGCCGTCGAACCGCCCGCCCTCGGGCCGACGCCCTTGGCCGAGCCGGCCTTGGACGAGCCCATCGCACTCGCCTTGCCCGCCGCACCCGCCTGGGAGCCTCCCGCGGCGGACGCCGGAACTCCGGTCATCTGTCCGCCTCCTCACTACACGCGAGCGAGCCCGGCAGCGGCTCGGCCACCAGGTCGACACCTTCCGTACCGACCACCTTCGCCTCGACCATACGGCCGACGCGCAGCCCCTCGCCGCTCGTGAGCAGGACCTGGCCGTCCGTCTCGGGCGCCTGGTGCGCCCCGCGGCCGTACGCGCCCTCCTCCGAGTCCTCGTCGCCCACCGACTCGACGAGCACGTGCACGGTCTCGCCGACGCGCTCCTCGGACCGCTGCGAGACGAGCTCCTCGGCCAGCCGGGAGACACGCGCCAGCCGCTCGGCGACGACGTCCTCGTCGAGCTTGTTGTCGTACGTCGCGGCCTCGGTGCCGTCCTCGTCGGAGTAGCCGAAGACGCCGATGGCGTCCAGCCGCGCGTGGTTCAGGAAGCGCTCCAGCTCGGCCAGGTCGGCCTCGCTCTCGCCGGGGAAGCCGACGATGAAGTTGGACCGCACGCCGGCCTGCGGGGCCTTGCCGCGGATGGTCTCGAGCAGTTCGAGGAACCGGTCGGTGTCGCCGAAGCGGCGCATCGCGCGCAGCACGTCCGGCGCGGAGTGCTGGAAGGACAGGTCGAAGTAGGGGGCGACCTTCGGCGTGGAGGTCAGTACGTCGATCAGACCGGGCCGCATCTCGGCCGGCTGGAGGTAGCTGACGCGGACACGCTCGATGCCGTCGACCTCGGCGAGCTCCGGCAGGAGGGACTCCAGCAGGCGGATGTCGCCCAGGTCCTTGCCGTAGGAGGTGTTGTTCTCGGAGACCAGCATGATCTCCTTCACGCCCTGTTCGGCCAGCCACCGCGTCTCGTTCAGCACATCGCTGGGCCGGCGCGAGATGAAGGAGCCGCGGAAGGACGGGATGGCGCAGAAGGAGCAGCGCCGGTCGCAGCCGGAGGCGAGTTTCACCGAGGCGACCGGGGAGCCGTCGAGGCGGCGGCGCAGGGGCGAGCGCGGGCCGGAGGCCGGAGCGAGCCCCTCCGGAAGGTCGACGGGGGCGTGCCCGGGCAGTGCGACGTCGGCCGCGGACTCCTGCCGTTCGGCAGGGCTGATCGGCAGCAGCTTGCGCCGGTCGCGCGGGGTGTGCGCGGCGTGGATGCCGCCGGAAAGGATGGTCTGGAGGCGGTCCGAGATGTCCGCGTAGTCGTCGAAGCCGAGCACTCCGTCGGCCTCGGGGAGGGCCTCGGCGAGGTCCTTGCCGTACCGCTCGGCCATGCAGCCCACCGCCACGACGGCCTGGGTTCTTCCATGGTCCTTG
The DNA window shown above is from Streptomyces chartreusis and carries:
- a CDS encoding ATP-dependent helicase encodes the protein MVSNPHRALTGFSPATRGWFTGAFSAPTPAQAGAWQAINEGSDVLVVAPTGSGKTLAAFLAALDQLASTPPPADPKKRCRVLYVSPLKALAVDVERNLRSPLTGIRQESVRLGLPEPEVKAGIRSGDTPAAERRALATRPPDILITTPESLFLMLTSATRDALTGIETVILDEVHAVAGTKRGAHLALTLERLDELLPKPARRIGLSATVRPVDEIARYLSPHRKVEIVQPKSGKEFDLSVVVPVEDLGELGGSPVADGSEGAERPSIWPHVEERITDLVQSHRSTIVFANSRRLAERLCNRLNEIAYERATGETLDEHHAPAELMGGSGGAQGAPPVIARAHHGSVSKEQRALVEEDLKAGRLPAVVATSSLELGIDMGAVDLVVQVESPPSVASGLQRVGRAGHQVGAVSTGVVFPKYRGDLVQAAVVTERMRTGAIESLRVPANPLDVLAQQIVAMTAMDTWQFDDLLATVRRAAPFASLPESAFTAVLDMLAGRYPSDAFAELRPRVVWDRVAGTITGRPGAQRLAVTSGGTIPDRGLFGVFLAGSDPKKGGGRVGELDEEMVYESRVGDVFTLGTSSWRIEDITRDRVLVSPAPGVPGRLPFWKGDQLGRPLELGRAVGAFLREVGSLSKDDARLRLVTAGLDAWAADNVLSYLDEQREACGHVPDDRTIVVERFRDELGDWRVVVHSPFGAQVHAPWALALGAKLSERYGMDAQVMHADDGIVLRLPDADLMGLDLLDQEPRKAGTEYDADQAPVGAADVVFDKGDVDQMVTDQVGGSALFASRFRECAARALLLPRRNPGKRTPLWQQRQRAAQLLQVASEFGSFPIVLEAVRECLQDVFDVPGLVELMGDLESRKVRLVEVTTPEPSPFARSLLFGYVAQFLYEGDSPLAERRAAALSLDSRLLAELLGQAELRELLDAEVLTELERELQWLTEDRRVKDAEGVADLLRLLGPLTDAELAERGAEPHWAQELAGARRAIKVRVAGTDHWAAIEDAGRLRDALGTALPVGVPEAFTEPVKDPLGDLLARYARTHGPFTSATAAARFGLGVAITDGALQRLAAGGRVVQGEFHPAGIGQEWCDATVLRRLRRRSLAALRHELEPVPPAALAQFLPQWQHIGKGHGLRGIDGLVRAIEQLQGASVPASALEKLVLPSRVAGYNPAMLDELTSAGEVVWAGAGSLPGKDGWVSLYMADAAPLLLPQPHPPELTALHQSVLDTLSGGYGLFFRQIADQIRATTHPDATDPQLADALWELAWSGRLTNDTLAPMRALLGSGRTAGSTAHRAKRTIPRGRYGSLTSAARPASRTGPPTVAGRWSVLPAHEPDPTVRAHALARTLLDRHGVVTRGAVGAEGVEGGFSATYRILSVFEESGQARRGYVVEGLGAAQFAMDGAVDRLRAVSNARDRGDDLPGPAAPGPFGPTPPYGTGNPDADGAGTSAYDNPDGAPTSDNPDGSPAYENPDGTPAYDIPDLDHDFLDAHLGPSEWVSPRDLAPEAGRRTPQGPAGHNGGNQYGPGTASRRTRPTPDTRAVVLAAADPANAYGAALGWPEPPTGAGHKPGRKAGSLVVLVDGELTLYMERGGKTLLAWPSAPDTEPTDDPRLHTAAEALASAARAGSLGTVTVERVNGASALTSPMGTLLEGAGFIATPRGLRLRA
- a CDS encoding DNA-formamidopyrimidine glycosylase family protein, translating into MPEGDTVWQTAKRLHAALAGGTLSRSDFRVPKYATADLTGRTVLDVTPRGKHLLTRVEGGLTIHSHLGMEGSWKIFTDQQRWTGGPVHQIRAILTATPAPTHTPNTPATPDAHPATYTAVGYRLPVLELLRTTEEDRAVGHLGPDLLGPDWDPDRALANLLTDPARQLGEALLDQRNLAGIGNVYKSELCFLLRVTPWLPIGALPAEHTAQLPLLAKKLLEANRDRPIRNTTGRRGQDLFVYGRARRPCLRCATPIRVADQGDGSRERPTYWCPNCQAGPTPSRTPGATPHHGTQHRETQHRTTN
- a CDS encoding SDR family NAD(P)-dependent oxidoreductase; translation: MAVKAYDLTGRTAFVTGAASGIGRASAVLLAEAGATVHCADRDAQGLHDTATLIKSSGGTAHVHHLDVTDRAQLGQAVAACERLDVMAAVAGIMHSSPVLETRDEDLDRVLSVNFKGVLYACQEAARAMLAQGVRGSIVTMASGAVDTGGPGLLCYGAAKAAVVQLTKTLATEMGPHGIRVNAVAPGWIRTPMTDRHDTEAQTHTETFMARMSPLGRVGEAEDVAHAVLHLASDASAFTTGQILRPNGGVAMPW
- a CDS encoding helix-turn-helix domain-containing protein; translated protein: MILLRRLLGDVLRRQRQRQGRTLREVSSSARVSLGYLSEVERGQKEASSELLSAICDALDVRMSELMREVSDELALAELAQSAAATPSEPVPASVRPMLGSVSVTGVPPERVTIKAPSEAVDVVAA
- a CDS encoding CinA family protein; translation: MSSRATDVVRLLKVSGETLAVAESLTGGLVAADITAVPGASQVFRGSVTAYATELKHRLLGVDATLLEQHGAVNPQVAAQMAAGVRKALGADWGIATTGVAGPDMQDGHPVGTVFVALDGPIGFGPGSAGGGKVEALRLNGGREEIRMESVRSVLALLLKELAGEHSGNERAQDTERNGGF
- the pgsA gene encoding CDP-diacylglycerol--glycerol-3-phosphate 3-phosphatidyltransferase, whose product is MTGVPASAAGGSQAGAAGKASAMGSSKAGSAKGVGPRAGGSTAGGADTGAEGGARSPRGGKIAAAAVNQASVWNIANLLTMLRLVLVPAFVALMLADGGYDPAWRSLAWAAFAIAMITDLFDGHLARTYNLVTDFGKIADPIADKAIMGAALICLSALDDLPWWVTGVILGRELGITLLRFLVIRYGVIPASRGGKLKTLTQGVAVGMYILALTGWLATLRWWVMAAAVVLTVLTGLDYVRQAIVLRRQGIAERKAALEETEA
- the rimO gene encoding 30S ribosomal protein S12 methylthiotransferase RimO gives rise to the protein MSERRTVALVTLGCARNEVDSEELAGRLEADGWDLVEDAADADVAVVNTCGFVDAAKKDSVDALLEANDLKDHGRTQAVVAVGCMAERYGKDLAEALPEADGVLGFDDYADISDRLQTILSGGIHAAHTPRDRRKLLPISPAERQESAADVALPGHAPVDLPEGLAPASGPRSPLRRRLDGSPVASVKLASGCDRRCSFCAIPSFRGSFISRRPSDVLNETRWLAEQGVKEIMLVSENNTSYGKDLGDIRLLESLLPELAEVDGIERVRVSYLQPAEMRPGLIDVLTSTPKVAPYFDLSFQHSAPDVLRAMRRFGDTDRFLELLETIRGKAPQAGVRSNFIVGFPGESEADLAELERFLNHARLDAIGVFGYSDEDGTEAATYDNKLDEDVVAERLARVSRLAEELVSQRSEERVGETVHVLVESVGDEDSEEGAYGRGAHQAPETDGQVLLTSGEGLRVGRMVEAKVVGTEGVDLVAEPLPGSLACSEEADR